The Thermostichus vulcanus str. 'Rupite' genome has a segment encoding these proteins:
- the msrA gene encoding peptide-methionine (S)-S-oxide reductase MsrA, with amino-acid sequence MVLFGFGKKLSLPTEREALPGRAEPMPIVNRHFVNGNPLQPPFPEGMELALFGMGCFWGAERKFWQVPGVFSTSVGYAGGFTPNPTYQEVCSGLTGHNEVVRVVYDPAQVSYRQLLKVFWENHDPTQGMRQGNDVGTQYRSGIYVYSKAQREWAEKTRDIYQEALQARGYGKITTEILDAPEFYYAEDYHQQYLAKNPGGYCGLGGTKVCLPEVLTESV; translated from the coding sequence ATGGTGCTCTTTGGATTTGGCAAGAAGCTCTCCCTACCCACCGAACGTGAGGCTTTGCCGGGGCGGGCTGAGCCTATGCCAATTGTTAATCGGCACTTTGTAAACGGCAATCCGTTGCAACCGCCCTTTCCAGAGGGGATGGAGCTGGCCTTGTTTGGTATGGGCTGCTTCTGGGGGGCAGAGCGCAAGTTTTGGCAAGTGCCTGGAGTGTTTAGCACCTCTGTGGGTTATGCTGGTGGGTTTACTCCCAACCCCACCTATCAAGAAGTGTGCAGCGGTCTCACAGGACACAACGAGGTGGTGCGGGTGGTTTATGACCCGGCTCAGGTCAGCTATAGGCAGTTGCTGAAAGTGTTCTGGGAAAATCACGATCCCACTCAAGGGATGCGCCAAGGCAATGATGTCGGCACTCAGTACCGCTCTGGCATCTATGTTTACTCTAAGGCTCAGCGAGAATGGGCGGAAAAAACTCGGGACATCTATCAAGAGGCGCTGCAAGCACGGGGTTACGGGAAGATCACCACAGAAATTCTGGATGCACCTGAGTTCTACTACGCCGAAGATTATCATCAGCAGTATTTGGCCAAAAATCCTGGTGGTTACTGCGGCTTGGGTGGTACCAAGGTCTGTTTGCCCGAGGTTCTGACGGAGTCGGTTTAA